One window of Parus major isolate Abel chromosome 12, Parus_major1.1, whole genome shotgun sequence genomic DNA carries:
- the GP9 gene encoding platelet glycoprotein IX isoform X2, which translates to MELLAMLGCALLFPMVLGEDCPSLCSCWSLGEAWGMHVDCSSRGLRSLPALPRLTRSLHLHNNSLASIPAGSLDSLGHLQELQVWDNPWHCDCHILYLKLWLQDFSAPALARLSGAGSEDLQKADLPAHPRAQALEEEHPQNTQDTVSALPCQQPSETSKSSTTEEQEHW; encoded by the exons atggagctgctggccatgctgggctgtgccctgctgttCCCCATGGTCCTGGGTGAGGATTGTCCATcgctgtgcagctgctggtcCCTGGGGGAGGCGTGGGGGATGCATGTGGACTGCAGCTCGCGGGGGCTGCGCTCCCTGCCCGCCCTGCCACGCCTGACCCGCAGCCTGCACCTGCACAACAACAGCCTggcctccatccctgctggatccctggacagcctgggccacctgcaggagctgcaggtctGGGACAACCCCTGGCACTGTGACTGTCACATCCTCTACCTcaagctctggctgcaggattTCTCCGCGCCCGCGCTCGCCCGGCTCAG TGGCGCAGGCTCTGAAGATCTCCAAAAAGCTGATCTGCCAGCTCACCCTCGGGCGCAGGCGCTGGAGGAGGAACATCCCCAAAACACACAAGATACAGTGAGTGctcttccctgccagcagccttCAGAAACTTCAAAGTCCTCCACAACAGAAGAGCAAGAGCACTGGTAA
- the GP9 gene encoding platelet glycoprotein IX isoform X1, translated as MELLAMLGCALLFPMVLGEDCPSLCSCWSLGEAWGMHVDCSSRGLRSLPALPRLTRSLHLHNNSLASIPAGSLDSLGHLQELQVWDNPWHCDCHILYLKLWLQDFSAPALARLRCASPAHLRMKSLGQLTGNDLGVCTRLLPTKSLQFFWRDLILIAGVIITLILVAQALKISKKLICQLTLGRRRWRRNIPKTHKIQ; from the coding sequence atggagctgctggccatgctgggctgtgccctgctgttCCCCATGGTCCTGGGTGAGGATTGTCCATcgctgtgcagctgctggtcCCTGGGGGAGGCGTGGGGGATGCATGTGGACTGCAGCTCGCGGGGGCTGCGCTCCCTGCCCGCCCTGCCACGCCTGACCCGCAGCCTGCACCTGCACAACAACAGCCTggcctccatccctgctggatccctggacagcctgggccacctgcaggagctgcaggtctGGGACAACCCCTGGCACTGTGACTGTCACATCCTCTACCTcaagctctggctgcaggattTCTCCGCGCCCGCGCTCGCCCGGCTCAGGTGCGCCAGCCCCGCTCATCTGAGGATGAAATCCCTGGGGCAGCTCACTGGGAATGATCTGGGCGTTTGTACAAGGCTTCTCCCAACCAAGTCTCTCCAGTTCTTCTGGCGGGACCTCATTTTAATTGCTGGAGTGATAATTACCCTTATTTTAGTGGCGCAGGCTCTGAAGATCTCCAAAAAGCTGATCTGCCAGCTCACCCTCGGGCGCAGGCGCTGGAGGAGGAACATCCCCAAAACACACAAGATACAGTGA